In Candidatus Nomurabacteria bacterium, a genomic segment contains:
- a CDS encoding ketoacyl-ACP synthase III encodes MTRLINEAVRAGLASGEISGDLDGLLCNEGFIEARTGICERRFVVPGQASSDLAVGALQSCERTTGSIEGDGSFLRIATVTPDYPASPPTAAVVQEAMGWPCAHPDGRLIDRLVGDGSAACTSFVTELALAEALLRSGNRRAGYVVGADVMSTLPDPCDRAVRIILGDGAFALQLGVGEEDEDCFLPGGKSFFFGSDGSMADLIKVPAGGSRRPVGLDDLRGAVPRLAYLHMQGNEVFKKIVRRVTDEIVLQALAKVGLQVSDIDLFVFHQANLRMIDAVTKRLEIEARTFNNIDRFGNTTSASIGLCLAEAHAKDRLKAGMRVMLVGFGGGFTWGTCILRWPDLPVCSFL; translated from the coding sequence ATGACACGACTCATCAACGAAGCTGTTCGGGCTGGACTTGCCAGTGGCGAGATCAGTGGAGACCTCGACGGACTTCTGTGCAATGAGGGTTTCATCGAAGCGCGAACAGGGATTTGTGAGCGTCGCTTCGTGGTGCCGGGTCAAGCGAGTAGCGATTTGGCGGTGGGCGCGCTACAGTCCTGTGAACGCACGACTGGTTCAATCGAAGGAGATGGGAGCTTCTTACGCATTGCAACGGTGACTCCGGATTATCCGGCCTCACCTCCTACGGCAGCTGTTGTTCAAGAAGCTATGGGGTGGCCCTGCGCTCATCCCGATGGTCGCTTGATCGATCGGCTGGTGGGAGATGGTTCGGCTGCCTGCACTAGCTTCGTCACCGAGCTGGCCCTAGCTGAAGCGTTGCTGAGGTCAGGGAATCGACGGGCCGGATATGTCGTTGGCGCGGATGTGATGTCGACCTTGCCTGATCCTTGCGACCGGGCAGTACGCATCATTCTCGGCGATGGAGCCTTTGCGCTCCAACTTGGTGTCGGTGAAGAAGATGAGGACTGCTTCCTGCCTGGCGGAAAGAGCTTCTTCTTCGGATCTGACGGCAGCATGGCTGATTTGATCAAGGTGCCGGCTGGTGGATCACGTCGCCCGGTTGGCTTGGATGATCTGCGTGGCGCGGTGCCGCGTTTGGCGTATCTGCACATGCAGGGCAACGAAGTGTTCAAGAAGATTGTCCGTCGCGTGACTGATGAAATCGTCTTGCAGGCATTGGCGAAAGTCGGGCTGCAGGTCTCGGACATTGACTTGTTCGTGTTTCATCAGGCCAATCTGCGTATGATCGATGCGGTGACGAAGCGCCTCGAGATTGAAGCCAGGACTTTCAACAACATTGATCGTTTCGGCAACACGACCAGTGCATCGATCGGCCTGTGTCTGGCCGAGGCGCACGCCAAAGACAGGCTCAAGGCAGGTATGCGCGTCATGTTGGTGGGCTTTGGCGGAGGCTTCACCTGGGGGACCTGCATTCTCCGTTGGCCCGACCTACCTGTCTGTTCTTTTCTCTAG
- the uvrC gene encoding excinuclease ABC subunit UvrC, which translates to MTTSLAKQLRDIPKQPGVYLYYDRQGVVIYVGKAKNLAKRVKSYFQRTKDLTAEKQILVRSIHRIETIVTSSEIEALLLEATLIKRHQPKHNIVLRDDKYFLYVRIPLDDPYPPVVLVRSLKRDRARYFGPYTSAYKLRSTLKLLRKIFPYRICPNPPETPCFDAQLGRCAGHDLGPDSRAHYQEIIQGVMRFLSGHSTELLKQLKKEMQLASRSHDFERAAEFRDRLQAAETVVAEQKVVSAARENEDYVGFARSGSLVLVNLFRVRQGKLIGSEQFRLSHAAQASEGETLAAFLEQYYAQSADHPRQVLLPLLPDGIQEITNALQLPFVMPQRGKKKKLLQLAAENAKLHLDQDAKTELKERDRRTKALKDLAQALGLANAPRRIEAYDISNIQGRNPVASMVVVEEGVPKKSEYRKFIIRHVKGPDDFHMLAETLGRRLQHPDWTKPDLIVLDGGKGQLSVVRALVPTKIPMVALAKREEEIFLPETSKPVMLPRDSEALYLMQRIRDEAHRFAIGFHRQRRGKEALRSRLDDVEGIGPKTKKLLKERYGTVAAIRSANFDDLVRLVGKAKASLLREML; encoded by the coding sequence ATGACAACTTCTTTAGCTAAACAGCTTCGCGATATTCCTAAGCAACCCGGCGTGTATCTCTATTATGATCGCCAGGGCGTGGTTATCTATGTGGGGAAGGCAAAGAATCTCGCCAAACGGGTGAAGTCGTATTTCCAACGCACCAAAGACCTCACGGCCGAGAAGCAAATCCTAGTCCGGTCAATTCATCGTATCGAGACTATTGTGACCAGCTCGGAGATTGAGGCCTTGTTGCTGGAAGCAACCCTGATTAAGCGTCATCAACCCAAGCATAATATTGTGCTGCGGGATGATAAATATTTTCTCTATGTACGCATACCACTGGACGATCCCTATCCGCCGGTCGTGTTAGTTCGCAGCCTGAAGCGTGATCGCGCTCGCTACTTTGGTCCCTATACCTCGGCGTATAAGCTACGCAGCACTTTAAAGTTGTTGCGTAAAATTTTCCCATACCGTATTTGTCCAAACCCACCGGAGACGCCTTGCTTTGACGCGCAGCTAGGACGTTGCGCCGGGCATGATTTAGGGCCAGACAGTCGAGCGCACTATCAAGAGATTATTCAGGGCGTCATGCGTTTCTTGTCTGGTCACAGCACCGAGCTATTGAAGCAGCTAAAAAAAGAAATGCAGCTTGCTTCGCGCTCACATGATTTTGAGCGGGCGGCCGAGTTTCGTGATCGTCTGCAAGCAGCTGAAACAGTCGTAGCTGAGCAAAAGGTGGTTTCAGCGGCACGTGAAAATGAAGACTATGTAGGTTTCGCGCGATCAGGCTCACTGGTGCTGGTGAATCTTTTCCGAGTGCGCCAAGGTAAGTTGATAGGCAGCGAGCAGTTTCGTTTAAGTCACGCGGCCCAAGCATCAGAGGGTGAAACGCTGGCGGCTTTCCTAGAGCAATACTATGCCCAGAGCGCTGATCATCCCAGGCAGGTACTCTTACCTCTTTTACCCGACGGCATCCAGGAAATAACAAACGCTTTGCAATTGCCTTTTGTCATGCCGCAGCGAGGTAAGAAGAAAAAGCTACTTCAACTAGCTGCAGAGAATGCCAAGCTGCATTTGGATCAAGACGCAAAAACGGAATTGAAAGAGCGCGATCGTCGCACGAAGGCCTTAAAAGATTTAGCCCAGGCTTTGGGTTTGGCTAACGCTCCACGTCGCATTGAGGCGTATGACATTTCCAACATCCAGGGTCGCAATCCAGTAGCCTCCATGGTTGTGGTAGAAGAAGGTGTGCCTAAGAAGAGCGAGTATCGTAAATTTATTATCCGTCATGTGAAGGGACCGGATGACTTTCATATGTTGGCCGAGACATTAGGGCGTCGCTTGCAACATCCTGATTGGACGAAGCCTGATCTCATAGTATTGGATGGCGGTAAGGGGCAACTCTCAGTTGTTCGCGCCCTGGTGCCTACCAAAATTCCCATGGTTGCTTTAGCCAAACGCGAAGAGGAAATTTTTTTACCCGAGACAAGCAAGCCCGTCATGTTGCCGCGCGATTCAGAAGCGCTCTATCTCATGCAGCGCATTCGTGATGAGGCACATCGTTTCGCCATTGGCTTCCATCGACAGCGCCGTGGCAAAGAAGCGCTGCGTTCTCGCCTGGATGATGTCGAAGGTATTGGGCCAAAGACTAAGAAGTTGTTGAAAGAGCGCTATGGTACGGTCGCTGCTATTCGCTCAGCCAATTTCGACGACCTCGTGCGCTTGGTTGGCAAGGCCAAAGCAAGCCTGTTGCGCGAGATGCTGTGA
- a CDS encoding glutamate-5-semialdehyde dehydrogenase, with product MQHALERQLTQARQAANALALLSTAQKNKLLADFAAALLRHEKKILQANHRDFAKLPKDYPLADRLLLTKERIRGIAKSVSAVKGLPDPIGEVLEQRRLKNKLHLRRVLVPIGVLGVIYEARPNVTVEVASITLKTGNAVVLKGGSDADFSNKAFVQIAHEVLKKHKLNPAAISLLDPSQTKALMQADGYVDVLIPRGSDRLIRFVRQNATVPVIETGAGVCHTYVEKSARLDWATRIVVNAKTRRPSVCNALDTIVVDKSVVKSFMKKLAAELMKEEVVLYADAKSYAALKSYYPATLLKHAKSSDYGKEFLSLQASVKTVRDWKEGIAFVQSHTSGHSEAIVTRNTKAAQAFEQQVDAAAVYVNTATSFTDGFEFGLGAEIGISTQKLHARGPMALRELTTYKWIIEGAGQIRPR from the coding sequence ATGCAGCACGCACTAGAACGACAACTTACCCAAGCTCGTCAAGCCGCAAATGCACTGGCTCTTTTAAGTACTGCACAAAAAAATAAGCTGCTAGCGGACTTTGCTGCTGCCTTACTGCGTCATGAAAAAAAAATTCTTCAAGCGAATCACCGAGACTTTGCCAAACTCCCGAAAGACTATCCTCTGGCTGATCGTTTACTGCTCACAAAAGAGCGCATCCGAGGAATTGCCAAGAGTGTCAGTGCGGTGAAAGGTCTGCCTGATCCAATCGGTGAAGTGCTTGAGCAACGTCGTCTAAAAAATAAGTTGCACCTTCGTCGCGTACTTGTACCGATTGGCGTATTGGGGGTTATCTATGAAGCCAGGCCAAACGTGACGGTCGAGGTCGCTAGTATCACGCTTAAAACAGGCAACGCCGTTGTCCTCAAGGGCGGAAGTGATGCCGACTTTTCCAATAAAGCATTTGTGCAAATCGCCCATGAGGTGTTAAAAAAGCATAAGCTGAATCCGGCAGCAATTTCCCTGCTTGATCCGAGTCAAACAAAAGCACTCATGCAAGCTGATGGCTATGTCGATGTACTGATCCCCCGGGGCAGCGACCGCCTTATCCGCTTTGTACGTCAAAACGCTACTGTGCCAGTGATTGAAACTGGCGCTGGAGTCTGTCATACCTACGTAGAAAAATCTGCCCGCTTGGATTGGGCAACTCGTATTGTAGTAAACGCAAAGACTCGCCGTCCCAGCGTCTGTAACGCTCTCGACACTATCGTCGTTGATAAAAGCGTAGTGAAATCATTCATGAAAAAACTGGCTGCTGAGCTCATGAAAGAGGAAGTGGTGCTCTATGCTGATGCAAAAAGTTACGCCGCTCTCAAATCCTACTATCCAGCAACGTTACTTAAACATGCGAAGTCTTCTGATTATGGTAAGGAGTTTCTCTCCCTCCAGGCTTCAGTAAAGACGGTGAGGGATTGGAAAGAAGGAATCGCTTTTGTGCAATCGCATACTTCCGGACACTCAGAAGCAATTGTGACGCGGAATACCAAAGCAGCCCAAGCATTTGAGCAACAAGTTGATGCTGCGGCCGTATATGTAAACACGGCAACTAGCTTTACCGATGGCTTTGAGTTTGGCCTAGGTGCAGAAATTGGCATCAGCACGCAGAAATTACATGCCCGTGGCCCGATGGCGCTGCGCGAACTCACCACCTATAAGTGGATTATTGAAGGAGCTGGTCAAATCAGGCCTCGCTAA
- a CDS encoding FAD-binding oxidoreductase — MNGTDGPPPRRSTTTGDKVVIIGGGATGALIAVNLAEAGYQVTVCEKASIGNGSSSRSAACARAQFGTPETVIGMRYAEDWYVNFATKLQTSENGTGRVFVQNGYLFMYEDPSSSDCPDPADAAMSWQDAPERVRMQQSYDLPVELLNAAQVRERWPFIDQGNIIGATWCPTDGFLRHDLIYQHGFERARELGVTILQNTEVVGARLERSHIVALQTTQGEIPCDWVINATNAWANRLSGKIGGMELPVEPLKRFLYFLDRQRKENLMTEEAWRQLPMIIYGMCSARGSYSRPDGALLMMGWAHRADSEPHFTDEDQDHVPPQFGCTGEYAERLHLELAHFAPDLVDPGRVTRVTSGYYGTTPDHNPIIGLDAQLGNLVHAVGFSGHGLMHAPYTAFLVGRLLSGDTYVNGKPHTVRLPAPFDEHLVDISHFDPCREFSHGETQVI; from the coding sequence ATGAACGGAACTGATGGCCCGCCGCCGCGGCGGTCAACAACAACGGGAGACAAGGTAGTCATCATCGGCGGAGGCGCCACCGGCGCACTGATTGCCGTCAATCTGGCTGAGGCCGGATACCAGGTCACTGTCTGTGAAAAAGCGTCGATCGGTAATGGATCTTCCAGTCGTTCTGCCGCCTGTGCCCGCGCACAGTTTGGCACACCGGAAACCGTTATCGGTATGCGCTACGCAGAGGACTGGTATGTCAACTTCGCCACGAAACTGCAGACGAGTGAAAATGGTACGGGAAGGGTATTCGTTCAAAACGGCTATCTCTTCATGTACGAAGATCCCTCGAGCAGTGACTGCCCTGATCCAGCAGATGCGGCGATGAGCTGGCAAGACGCCCCGGAGCGCGTGCGTATGCAGCAGAGCTATGACCTACCGGTCGAGCTCCTCAATGCTGCGCAGGTGCGTGAGCGCTGGCCTTTCATTGATCAAGGAAACATCATCGGCGCCACCTGGTGTCCGACGGATGGCTTCTTGCGTCATGATCTGATCTACCAGCACGGCTTCGAGCGGGCTCGCGAACTTGGTGTGACGATTCTCCAAAACACCGAGGTCGTCGGTGCGCGACTGGAGCGAAGCCATATCGTGGCTCTGCAGACTACGCAAGGTGAAATCCCTTGCGATTGGGTGATCAACGCGACCAACGCCTGGGCGAATCGTCTGAGTGGAAAAATCGGCGGCATGGAGTTGCCGGTTGAGCCACTGAAGCGATTCCTTTACTTCCTGGATCGTCAGCGTAAAGAAAACCTGATGACCGAGGAGGCTTGGCGACAGCTACCGATGATCATCTACGGGATGTGCAGTGCTCGCGGATCCTACTCTCGTCCAGATGGAGCTTTGCTCATGATGGGCTGGGCGCACCGGGCTGACTCTGAACCTCACTTCACTGATGAGGATCAGGATCACGTGCCGCCTCAGTTCGGATGCACAGGGGAATATGCAGAGCGTCTCCATCTGGAGCTTGCCCACTTTGCCCCTGACTTGGTCGACCCCGGCCGAGTCACTAGGGTAACCAGCGGCTACTATGGGACCACCCCGGATCACAACCCCATCATTGGATTGGATGCCCAGCTTGGGAATCTGGTCCACGCGGTTGGATTCTCGGGACACGGACTCATGCACGCCCCATACACCGCTTTCCTGGTTGGACGTCTACTGAGCGGCGATACTTATGTGAACGGAAAACCGCACACCGTTCGCCTGCCCGCTCCCTTCGACGAACACCTGGTCGACATTTCACACTTCGACCCTTGCCGTGAGTTCTCTCATGGAGAGACTCAGGTAATCTGA
- a CDS encoding transposase, giving the protein MKKRLDIYYLPFFVTVVMHKRRNIFLSETACNIFLNILIQLRVRYGIRIYEFVLMPDHYHLIICPSKDGSISNTLRHLNGRFSREWNIRKNKSGQLIQHGFHDHIIRDQNDYNNKAAYIHHNPVQSGLVNEATDYPWSSAKARYLSLNEPIHLDNPDFL; this is encoded by the coding sequence ATGAAAAAGCGCCTAGACATCTATTATCTCCCTTTCTTTGTAACTGTGGTCATGCACAAGCGGCGCAATATATTCCTTTCCGAAACTGCTTGTAATATTTTTTTGAACATTCTCATACAACTGCGTGTCCGCTACGGGATTCGCATATACGAATTCGTGCTCATGCCTGATCATTACCATCTCATTATTTGTCCATCAAAAGATGGCTCGATTAGCAACACCCTACGACATCTCAATGGAAGATTTTCGCGGGAATGGAATATTAGAAAAAATAAATCCGGACAACTTATTCAGCATGGTTTTCATGATCATATTATACGGGATCAAAATGACTACAATAATAAAGCGGCTTATATTCATCACAACCCTGTTCAATCAGGATTGGTGAATGAAGCAACAGACTATCCTTGGTCTTCAGCTAAGGCTCGATATCTTAGTCTCAATGAACCGATTCATTTAGATAATCCTGATTTCCTTTGA